Proteins encoded together in one Nostoc sp. PCC 7524 window:
- a CDS encoding two-partner secretion domain-containing protein — translation MLFFFLDSKSTTAEIIPDTTLPINSTVRPSGSIRIIEGGTQRGENLFHSFQDFSFSVLTRNRTGNTALFNHDLGVKNIITRVTGSLPSRIDGLIQTRPGSTANLFLINPRGIIFGASAILDIGGSFIATTANSVKFADGIEFGVSNSETSPLLTVSVPVGLQFGNNPGTITQPISDFIPLGLEVSEGKTLALIGGDVSLVNSFLAAPGGRIELGSVTNNSFVSLTKIEQGYALGYADIGSFGDIQLTAGTIVDASDFPRLNRGGAIQIQGRNITLDDSLVFSVTFGSSTGENLVINARESLRLNNSSNIATAAQGAGKAGDILITAQDTVQLGATSFISSQVCPLGGNCETVTGNGGNVTVATRQVLLTDGGGIEVSTFGQGNTGNILVTARESINLIGETPDGNIPSGISAQVDQDAIDNPGNVGNITLETTNLTIQNGAQISNAARYSGKGGNITINAADNILISGASPFATTSPVDIYRSGIFVSAQPGATNNVGSLDINTQLLTVEDGGRITADNFGAGETDIQQLNVGKLVIRDGGEIRTGAFGAGASGTLIVKARDGVEVTGSGRIAESNVASSLSSRTEGDGKAGNLMIDSKSLLIADGGEVAVSSQGNGEVENLEVTARDVKLDQGKITASGGANITFNLRGLLLLRNNSQILTRAGGKIAINSPFIVAFPQENSDITANGEGGKVTINTKGIFGLVVRSREELEQLLGTTDFSQLDPQRLPTNDITAFSQPIPSLNGLFTINSPEVEPSQRLVQLPTDIHLSQQMTISCNPASAVPNSHKIVEAQGWMVDAHGNIVLVAQKTTNHLHPWLPSAACHVHK, via the coding sequence TTGTTATTTTTTTTCTTAGATTCAAAATCAACAACAGCAGAAATAATTCCAGATACAACCCTACCCATAAATTCTACTGTCAGACCATCAGGAAGCATCAGAATTATTGAAGGGGGTACTCAAAGAGGAGAAAATTTATTTCATAGCTTTCAAGACTTTTCTTTCTCTGTGCTGACAAGAAATCGCACAGGAAATACAGCCTTATTCAATCATGATTTAGGCGTAAAAAATATCATCACTAGAGTCACAGGCAGTTTACCATCTAGGATTGATGGCTTGATTCAAACTCGGCCAGGTAGCACAGCAAATTTATTTTTAATTAACCCAAGAGGTATAATTTTTGGTGCCAGTGCTATTTTAGATATTGGGGGTTCTTTCATAGCGACGACAGCTAATAGTGTCAAGTTTGCTGATGGTATAGAATTTGGTGTTAGTAACTCTGAAACATCACCATTATTAACAGTAAGTGTGCCTGTAGGTTTGCAATTTGGCAATAATCCAGGTACGATTACACAGCCAATTTCTGACTTTATCCCTTTAGGTTTAGAAGTTTCTGAAGGTAAAACTTTAGCATTAATTGGCGGTGATGTTTCTTTAGTAAATAGCTTTTTGGCAGCCCCAGGCGGCAGAATTGAGTTAGGAAGTGTGACTAACAATAGTTTTGTTAGCCTCACGAAAATTGAGCAAGGTTACGCTTTAGGATACGCAGATATTGGTAGCTTTGGAGATATTCAACTGACAGCAGGTACAATTGTCGATGCCAGTGACTTTCCTCGCCTCAATCGGGGTGGTGCTATCCAAATTCAAGGCAGAAATATTACTCTGGATGATTCTCTAGTTTTTTCTGTCACCTTCGGCTCAAGCACAGGTGAAAATTTGGTAATTAATGCTAGGGAATCGTTGAGATTAAATAATAGTTCTAACATTGCTACGGCGGCTCAAGGTGCAGGTAAAGCCGGAGATATTTTGATCACAGCCCAAGATACTGTACAACTAGGCGCAACATCATTTATAAGTTCACAAGTTTGTCCTTTGGGTGGAAACTGTGAAACCGTTACAGGGAATGGTGGTAACGTGACAGTTGCAACTAGACAAGTGTTGCTGACAGATGGTGGAGGTATAGAAGTTTCCACCTTTGGACAAGGAAATACAGGTAATATCCTAGTCACAGCTAGAGAAAGCATCAATCTGATTGGGGAAACTCCAGATGGCAATATTCCCAGTGGAATTTCTGCTCAAGTTGATCAAGATGCCATAGATAATCCAGGTAATGTCGGGAATATCACCCTCGAAACCACAAATTTAACTATTCAAAATGGGGCGCAAATCTCTAATGCTGCTAGGTATTCGGGTAAAGGGGGAAATATTACAATCAACGCCGCAGATAATATCTTGATTAGTGGCGCTTCACCATTTGCCACAACTTCACCTGTAGATATTTATCGTAGCGGTATTTTTGTCTCTGCCCAACCCGGTGCGACGAATAACGTCGGTTCATTGGATATCAATACTCAATTGCTGACTGTAGAAGATGGCGGGAGAATCACAGCCGATAATTTTGGTGCAGGTGAGACGGATATACAACAGTTAAATGTCGGTAAGTTGGTAATTCGGGATGGGGGAGAAATTAGAACAGGTGCATTTGGCGCAGGTGCTAGTGGAACTTTGATTGTCAAGGCTAGGGATGGCGTAGAAGTTACGGGTTCTGGAAGAATTGCTGAGAGTAATGTTGCTAGTAGCTTGTCTAGTAGAACTGAAGGTGACGGTAAGGCAGGCAACTTAATGATTGATAGTAAAAGTCTATTAATTGCAGATGGTGGAGAAGTTGCTGTTAGTAGTCAAGGTAATGGTGAGGTAGAGAATTTAGAAGTTACAGCTCGTGATGTGAAATTAGATCAAGGTAAGATCACTGCATCTGGAGGTGCTAATATCACGTTTAACCTCAGAGGTTTATTGCTACTGCGTAATAATAGTCAAATTTTGACTAGGGCAGGTGGCAAGATTGCCATTAACTCACCGTTTATCGTGGCTTTCCCTCAAGAAAATAGCGATATCACCGCTAATGGGGAAGGTGGGAAAGTGACAATCAATACCAAGGGCATTTTTGGTTTAGTTGTACGTAGTCGAGAGGAACTTGAGCAACTTTTGGGAACTACCGACTTTAGTCAACTTGATCCTCAACGTCTACCAACTAACGACATTACAGCCTTCTCTCAACCTATCCCATCATTAAATGGCTTATTCACTATCAACTCCCCAGAAGTGGAACCTAGCCAGAGATTAGTCCAACTACCTACAGATATTCATTTATCCCAGCAGATGACTATAAGTTGTAACCCTGCCTCTGCTGTACCTAATTCCCATAAAATTGTTGAAGCTCAGGGCTGGATGGTCGATGCTCATGGCAACATTGTTTTAGTTGCTCAAAAAACAACTAATCATCTACACCCTTGGTTGCCATCTGCTGCTTGTCATGTTCATAAATAA
- a CDS encoding CHAT domain-containing protein — MFINKFLRVFCHYLLGKKPKIKLSLFIYFLVGLVLTINIPVLAGEGTLGTSKPAVSMSLAASQLVNTDSDLLIEQGKSLYDAGRFAEAVQVLQQATQAYKQQGESLKLAATLSNLSLAYQQLGDWQAAEAAIKTSLELLQAQKNDKNLQVLAQSLDIQGRLQLAMGKPEAALATWQQAAEIYQQAKNPIGEVRSRINQAQAWRTQGFYRRSVQILAQVNQKLQSQPDTLEKAVGLRSLGDALMVVGDLTQSRTILEQSLTVAQRLQLPTETGASLFSLGNNARARQQIPEAIDYYQQTVAKSASPLTKIQAQLNHLSLLIDNQKFSETQTLIPTIQTQLNQLPASRAAIYAQINFVQSLMKVLSSELPVLSKNSHSVLGTQDLALLLAKTIQQARSLNDKRAEAYALLSLGNLYEQNQQWQEAQSLTQQALVLAQGSNAADITYKLEWQLGRLFWAQNNISGAIATYDAAVETLKFLRSDLVAVNQDVQFNFRDSVEPVYRQSVELLLQSQSAEITEKTLDKARQRMEALQLAELDNFFREACLQGEAVPIDTIVDQDNPTTAILYPIILPERFQVIVKLPNKPLRHYSTPVSQKQVEKVLSELRRNLVNPTATKAIKTQSQQVYNWLLKPIEAELVASGVKTLVFVPDGGLRNLPMAALYDGKQYLVEKYAIALSVGLQLLDPKPLERQELRALTAGLTQPPPEFPNFAPLPAIKSEVNLIASAGVAITSLLDQQFTREALEREVNTVSFNVVHLATHGQFSSRAENTFILAADGPINVIQFDTLLRSRNQNQPGAVELLVLSACQTATGDNRAALGLAGAAVRAGARSTVASLWQIDDESTALFVGEFYRELKSRKVTKAEALQQAQLKLLRHPNYQAPSFWSAYVLIGNWL; from the coding sequence ATGTTCATAAATAAATTTTTGAGAGTCTTTTGTCATTATTTATTAGGTAAAAAGCCAAAAATAAAACTCAGTTTATTTATATACTTTCTGGTTGGTTTAGTCTTGACAATCAATATCCCTGTACTGGCTGGCGAGGGTACACTGGGAACTTCTAAACCTGCGGTGAGTATGTCACTGGCTGCGTCGCAGTTGGTGAATACTGACAGTGACTTGTTGATAGAACAGGGTAAATCTTTATACGATGCTGGACGGTTTGCTGAGGCGGTACAGGTATTACAACAGGCAACCCAAGCATATAAGCAGCAGGGAGAAAGTCTGAAATTGGCTGCCACTCTCAGTAACTTGTCTTTAGCCTATCAACAACTTGGGGACTGGCAAGCAGCAGAGGCAGCCATTAAAACCAGTCTGGAATTACTCCAAGCTCAAAAAAATGACAAAAACCTGCAAGTATTAGCCCAATCTTTGGATATTCAAGGACGTTTGCAATTGGCAATGGGCAAACCAGAAGCAGCCTTAGCAACTTGGCAACAAGCAGCAGAAATTTATCAGCAAGCTAAAAACCCTATTGGTGAAGTGCGATCGCGCATCAATCAAGCCCAAGCTTGGCGCACTCAAGGATTTTATCGTCGGTCTGTACAAATTTTGGCACAAGTCAATCAAAAATTACAATCACAACCAGATACTCTAGAAAAAGCAGTAGGATTGCGATCGCTTGGTGATGCTTTAATGGTAGTCGGAGATTTAACTCAGTCGCGTACTATCCTAGAGCAAAGTCTCACAGTCGCCCAACGTTTACAACTGCCAACGGAGACAGGCGCTAGTTTATTTAGTTTAGGCAACAATGCACGAGCTAGACAGCAAATACCAGAAGCTATTGACTACTATCAACAAACAGTAGCCAAATCCGCCTCACCCCTCACCAAAATTCAAGCCCAACTTAATCACCTCAGCCTGTTGATTGACAATCAAAAATTCTCAGAAACTCAAACTTTAATTCCCACCATTCAAACTCAACTTAACCAACTCCCCGCCAGTCGTGCTGCTATCTACGCTCAAATTAATTTCGTTCAAAGTCTAATGAAAGTTTTGAGTTCTGAGTTGCCAGTGCTGAGTAAAAATTCTCATTCAGTATTAGGAACTCAGGATTTAGCGTTGTTACTTGCCAAGACAATCCAACAAGCCCGCAGTTTGAATGATAAACGCGCCGAAGCTTACGCGCTGTTGAGTTTGGGTAACTTGTATGAGCAAAATCAGCAATGGCAAGAGGCACAAAGCCTGACTCAGCAGGCGTTAGTGTTAGCTCAAGGTAGCAATGCAGCAGATATTACCTATAAGTTGGAGTGGCAATTGGGGAGGTTATTCTGGGCGCAGAATAACATATCAGGTGCGATTGCCACTTATGATGCGGCAGTAGAAACCCTGAAATTTCTCCGCAGTGACTTAGTAGCAGTCAATCAAGATGTGCAGTTTAATTTTCGGGACAGTGTTGAACCAGTCTATCGGCAATCCGTAGAGTTGCTGTTACAGTCCCAATCGGCAGAAATTACCGAAAAAACTTTAGATAAAGCCCGCCAACGCATGGAAGCCTTACAGTTGGCAGAGTTAGATAACTTCTTTCGGGAAGCGTGTCTGCAAGGTGAAGCTGTACCAATAGATACAATAGTAGACCAAGATAACCCCACCACAGCTATCCTGTACCCGATTATTTTACCGGAACGGTTTCAGGTAATTGTTAAACTGCCTAATAAACCCTTACGGCATTACAGCACTCCAGTTAGCCAGAAACAAGTAGAAAAAGTTCTCAGCGAACTGAGACGAAATTTGGTAAATCCCACTGCTACCAAAGCGATTAAAACCCAATCACAACAAGTTTATAACTGGTTACTCAAACCCATTGAGGCAGAACTCGTTGCCAGTGGAGTGAAAACATTAGTATTTGTACCTGATGGTGGGTTACGAAATTTACCAATGGCGGCACTTTATGATGGCAAACAGTATTTAGTGGAAAAATATGCGATCGCTCTTAGTGTTGGTCTGCAACTCCTTGATCCCAAACCCCTAGAGCGTCAAGAACTCAGAGCTTTAACGGCTGGACTCACTCAGCCCCCACCAGAGTTTCCCAACTTTGCGCCCCTACCCGCCATCAAATCAGAAGTCAATCTGATTGCCAGTGCCGGAGTTGCCATTACCAGTCTTTTAGATCAGCAATTCACCCGCGAAGCATTAGAAAGAGAGGTGAATACTGTGTCATTTAACGTTGTGCATTTAGCAACTCATGGTCAATTTAGTTCTCGTGCCGAAAACACCTTTATTTTGGCGGCTGACGGCCCGATTAACGTCATTCAGTTCGACACCCTACTTCGCAGTCGCAACCAAAACCAACCGGGCGCAGTAGAACTATTAGTATTAAGTGCCTGTCAGACAGCAACCGGAGACAACCGCGCCGCCCTAGGTTTAGCAGGAGCCGCAGTTAGAGCCGGCGCACGCAGCACCGTCGCATCCCTATGGCAAATTGATGACGAATCAACAGCCTTGTTCGTTGGTGAATTTTATCGAGAACTGAAAAGCCGCAAAGTTACCAAAGCTGAAGCACTCCAACAGGCTCAACTCAAACTACTACGACATCCCAACTACCAAGCACCTAGCTTTTGGTCTGCCTATGTGTTAATTGGGAATTGGTTGTAA
- a CDS encoding ribonuclease catalytic domain-containing protein, with the protein MEKGTLVEFRVQGDRRLGVVDRPDGKTRWFVIDERGQSHSLAPRQMTYTVNGQTYKPSDIASFLEQVKPYLDPSSLEVAWELLVEEGETVTPSQMANLLFSESDSAPCYAAHCLLSDDKLYFKQKGDTYEPRTTTQVAERKHQIEVEALKAREQQEFLMRVEQALQGEVVEWQRHDRQRLEALEKYAALLADIVRAGVNYDSLARAYPPPAPVLETMNMLGRHATPQGAFQLLVDLGWWSTNENLFLRRSLIPVQFPSKVLEVAQQRLDYPPIDSDTNRLDLTHLKVYTIDDESTTEIDDGLSWEILSDGRDRLWVHIADPTRWLAPEDDLDLEARKRGSTVYLPTGMVPMFPEVLATGPMSLVQGKICCALSFGIILDADGAVEDFTIHPSLIKPTYRLTYEDVDEMLELGVEAEPEIEAIANWATKRKAWRYNQGAISINMPEAMIKVKDDDISIDILDDSPSRQLVAEMMILAGEVAARYGQKHNIPLPFRGQPQPELPPEQELLQLPAGFVRACAMRRCMPKSEMSITPVRHAGLGLDTYTQATSPIRRYSDLLTHFQLKAHLRGEVPPFSAEQLKEVMMTVTSTTQELTMVERQTNKYWALEYLRRHPEQIWQVTVLMWLREDSNLALILLEDLGLQLPMIFRRAVSLGEQVLVKVSFSDPRKDMIQFQEIIYQEAQTAAN; encoded by the coding sequence GTGGAGAAGGGGACGCTAGTTGAATTTAGGGTTCAAGGCGATCGCCGTTTGGGGGTAGTAGACCGTCCAGACGGAAAGACCCGTTGGTTTGTGATCGATGAACGAGGTCAATCCCACAGCCTCGCGCCTAGACAAATGACCTATACGGTTAACGGTCAGACCTACAAACCATCTGACATTGCCAGTTTTTTAGAGCAGGTCAAGCCTTATTTAGACCCTTCAAGCTTAGAAGTAGCTTGGGAATTATTGGTAGAGGAAGGGGAAACAGTCACGCCGTCCCAAATGGCAAATTTGCTGTTTTCTGAATCAGACTCAGCGCCTTGTTACGCCGCCCATTGTTTACTCTCAGATGACAAACTCTACTTTAAGCAAAAAGGTGATACTTACGAACCGAGAACGACAACTCAGGTAGCAGAACGCAAGCACCAAATAGAAGTAGAAGCTCTGAAAGCTAGGGAACAGCAAGAATTCTTGATGCGTGTAGAGCAAGCACTCCAAGGGGAAGTAGTAGAATGGCAGCGCCATGATCGCCAACGTCTAGAAGCATTAGAAAAGTATGCAGCACTGTTGGCGGATATCGTGCGAGCAGGAGTAAATTATGACTCGCTGGCCCGTGCCTATCCTCCTCCAGCACCAGTTTTAGAAACAATGAATATGTTGGGGCGACACGCTACACCCCAAGGAGCTTTTCAATTATTGGTAGACTTGGGGTGGTGGAGTACGAATGAGAACCTATTCCTGCGTCGTTCTTTAATTCCAGTTCAGTTTCCTAGCAAGGTATTAGAAGTGGCGCAACAGCGTTTAGATTACCCCCCCATAGACTCAGATACAAATCGTCTTGATTTGACTCACCTCAAGGTCTACACCATTGATGATGAAAGTACCACAGAAATAGATGATGGTCTGAGTTGGGAAATACTTTCTGATGGTAGAGATAGACTGTGGGTACATATTGCTGATCCCACTCGTTGGTTAGCGCCAGAAGATGATTTAGACTTAGAGGCTAGAAAGCGGGGTAGTACAGTATATTTGCCTACAGGGATGGTTCCCATGTTCCCCGAAGTCTTGGCAACTGGACCGATGAGTTTGGTGCAGGGAAAAATCTGTTGTGCCTTGAGCTTTGGGATTATTTTAGATGCAGATGGGGCAGTAGAAGACTTTACAATTCATCCGAGTTTAATTAAACCTACCTACCGCCTCACCTACGAAGATGTAGATGAGATGCTGGAATTAGGGGTAGAAGCAGAACCAGAAATTGAAGCGATCGCCAATTGGGCAACTAAGCGTAAAGCTTGGCGGTATAATCAAGGCGCGATCAGTATTAATATGCCAGAGGCGATGATTAAAGTTAAAGATGACGACATCAGCATCGACATCTTAGATGATTCCCCATCGCGGCAGTTAGTAGCAGAAATGATGATTCTCGCTGGTGAAGTAGCAGCGCGTTATGGTCAAAAACATAACATCCCCTTACCCTTTCGTGGACAACCACAGCCAGAATTACCCCCAGAACAAGAATTACTCCAGCTACCGGCGGGATTTGTCCGCGCCTGTGCAATGCGGCGTTGTATGCCCAAGAGTGAAATGAGTATTACTCCTGTGCGTCATGCTGGTTTAGGCTTGGATACTTACACTCAGGCGACTTCTCCTATCCGGCGCTACAGTGATTTACTCACCCATTTTCAACTCAAAGCCCATTTACGGGGGGAAGTACCGCCCTTTTCCGCCGAACAACTCAAAGAAGTGATGATGACCGTCACCAGTACCACTCAAGAATTAACAATGGTAGAACGGCAAACCAATAAATATTGGGCGTTAGAGTATTTACGCCGTCATCCTGAGCAAATTTGGCAAGTAACAGTGTTAATGTGGTTGCGAGAAGATAGTAATTTAGCACTCATACTGTTAGAAGATTTAGGCTTGCAGTTACCGATGATTTTCAGACGTGCAGTTAGCTTGGGCGAACAAGTGTTAGTCAAAGTCAGCTTTTCTGACCCACGAAAAGATATGATTCAATTCCAAGAAATTATTTATCAAGAAGCCCAGACAGCAGCGAATTAG
- the rpsR gene encoding 30S ribosomal protein S18 — protein MSYYRRRLSPIKPGEPIDYKDVDLLRKFITERGKILPRRITGLTAKQQRDLTLAIKRARLVALLPFINAEG, from the coding sequence ATGAGCTATTACCGTCGTCGTTTGTCTCCAATTAAGCCTGGAGAACCAATTGATTACAAAGATGTTGACTTGTTGCGTAAGTTTATTACCGAGCGGGGTAAAATATTACCACGTCGGATTACGGGGCTAACTGCTAAACAACAGCGAGACTTGACATTAGCAATTAAACGCGCTCGTCTTGTGGCATTATTGCCATTTATCAATGCCGAAGGTTAA
- the rpmG gene encoding 50S ribosomal protein L33: MAKSKGVRIVVTLECTECRTNPDKRSPGVSRYTTTKNRRNTTNRLELSKFCSHCNKHTVHKEIK; this comes from the coding sequence ATGGCTAAGAGTAAAGGTGTCCGTATTGTAGTGACACTAGAATGTACTGAGTGTCGAACGAATCCAGATAAGCGATCCCCTGGTGTTTCCCGGTATACCACGACTAAGAACCGTCGTAACACCACCAACCGCTTAGAACTAAGCAAGTTCTGCTCCCATTGTAATAAACATACTGTTCACAAGGAAATCAAGTAA
- a CDS encoding RDD family protein produces MTIERVPQQHYPKAEINRRGMALGLDFIVVWLVSSLLGSNQIGFQLIQILVFIFGWLILRVLLAYNNQGQSLGRWAFDLKVLEVQNGQVVGRIPQLQVLLKREAIIGFGAILVSIALSNIRANPTVILLVIPLAIDCGAALSDTQMRQTLHDRYAGTFIVSSRRGYSLDIKIKRLVETLRRNVRR; encoded by the coding sequence ATGACTATCGAACGAGTTCCCCAACAACACTATCCTAAAGCTGAGATTAATCGGCGCGGTATGGCTTTGGGATTGGATTTTATCGTTGTTTGGCTAGTCAGTTCTCTATTGGGAAGTAATCAAATCGGTTTTCAACTCATCCAAATTCTAGTTTTTATCTTTGGTTGGCTAATTTTGCGGGTGCTGTTGGCTTATAACAATCAAGGTCAAAGTTTGGGACGTTGGGCGTTTGACTTGAAAGTGCTAGAAGTACAGAATGGGCAAGTGGTCGGCAGAATTCCCCAGTTGCAGGTACTCTTGAAAAGAGAGGCTATAATTGGCTTTGGTGCAATTTTGGTGTCCATTGCCTTGAGCAATATTCGCGCCAATCCTACTGTTATACTGCTAGTGATTCCCCTAGCAATTGACTGTGGTGCTGCTTTATCTGATACGCAGATGCGGCAAACTTTGCATGACCGTTATGCTGGAACTTTCATTGTTTCGTCGCGTCGGGGCTACTCGTTAGATATAAAAATCAAACGATTAGTTGAAACTTTGCGGCGAAATGTGAGAAGATAG
- a CDS encoding molybdopterin molybdotransferase MoeA, giving the protein MLSVRDAADIIFNLVQPLDPQQDTEVVDLFAANGRILATPVTSPLDFPHWDNSAMDGYAVRYEDVHNASTEQPVNLEIVEEIPAGYQPKLTLQPGQAARIFTGAVIPQGADTVVMQEMTHREDHRVLILTTPQLGEFVRRKASYYQAGTQLLPAGIKLTAAEIAVLAASQCPQIRVYRRPRVAIFSTGDELVTVNQPLQPGQIVDSNQYALAALVQQNGAEAILLGIVKDNPEALQQTIKQAITNADIVISSGGVSVGDYDYVDKILDGLGAKIHIRAVAMRPGKPLTVATFSNFYSPVPSPQSPIYFGLPGNPAAVLVTFWRFVQPVIQKLGGIAEGGKPEFMKVRSRDELRSDGKRETYIWGRLHLIDGVYEFHKAGGSHSSGNLINLAQTNALAVLPVDTTLIPPGEKVDILLSQVMSHTT; this is encoded by the coding sequence ATGCTATCAGTCAGGGATGCAGCAGATATTATTTTTAATTTAGTCCAGCCATTAGATCCCCAACAAGATACAGAAGTTGTAGATTTATTCGCCGCCAACGGACGTATTTTAGCAACACCAGTCACCAGTCCTTTAGATTTTCCTCACTGGGATAATTCAGCGATGGATGGCTATGCGGTACGTTATGAAGATGTTCATAATGCTAGCACTGAACAGCCAGTTAATCTAGAAATTGTCGAAGAAATTCCCGCAGGATATCAACCAAAGTTAACCTTACAACCAGGACAAGCCGCACGAATTTTTACAGGTGCGGTAATTCCCCAGGGTGCGGATACTGTAGTCATGCAAGAGATGACGCACCGGGAAGATCACCGCGTTTTGATTCTCACTACACCCCAACTAGGGGAATTTGTCAGACGCAAAGCCTCTTATTATCAAGCAGGGACACAATTGTTACCCGCAGGTATTAAGTTAACTGCGGCAGAAATTGCCGTTTTAGCTGCATCTCAATGCCCTCAAATCAGGGTTTACCGTCGTCCCCGTGTAGCAATTTTTTCTACAGGAGATGAATTAGTCACAGTTAATCAACCTTTACAACCAGGACAAATTGTTGATTCTAATCAGTATGCCTTAGCTGCTTTAGTGCAGCAAAACGGGGCAGAAGCGATATTATTAGGCATTGTCAAAGATAACCCAGAAGCCTTACAACAAACTATTAAGCAAGCCATCACCAACGCCGATATAGTAATTTCTTCCGGTGGTGTTTCCGTTGGTGATTATGACTATGTAGACAAAATTCTTGATGGGTTAGGCGCAAAAATCCACATCCGCGCTGTAGCAATGCGTCCAGGAAAACCCCTAACCGTCGCCACTTTCTCTAATTTCTACTCCCCAGTCCCTAGTCCCCAATCCCCTATATATTTTGGTTTACCAGGAAACCCGGCGGCGGTGTTGGTGACTTTTTGGCGATTTGTGCAGCCAGTTATCCAAAAACTAGGGGGAATTGCTGAGGGTGGGAAACCGGAATTTATGAAAGTGCGATCGCGTGATGAGCTGCGATCGGACGGTAAGCGCGAAACTTATATTTGGGGACGCTTACATTTAATTGATGGAGTTTACGAATTTCACAAAGCTGGAGGTAGTCATAGTTCCGGCAACTTAATTAATTTAGCTCAAACCAATGCTTTAGCCGTGCTACCAGTAGACACAACATTAATTCCACCAGGCGAAAAAGTAGATATTTTGCTATCCCAAGTGATGTCACACACAACTTAA
- the rpsO gene encoding 30S ribosomal protein S15 — MALTQQRKQEIISSYQVHETDTGSADVQIAMLTARINRLSEHLQANKKDHSSRRGLLKLIGQRKRLLAYIQKDSLEKYQALIQRLGIRG; from the coding sequence ATGGCTCTGACGCAACAGCGCAAACAAGAAATCATTTCTAGCTACCAAGTTCATGAAACTGACACTGGCTCTGCTGATGTCCAAATCGCTATGCTAACTGCACGTATTAACCGTCTGAGCGAACATCTCCAGGCTAATAAAAAAGACCATTCTTCCCGACGGGGATTGTTAAAGCTGATTGGTCAGCGCAAGCGCCTTCTGGCATATATTCAAAAAGATAGCCTGGAAAAATATCAAGCCTTAATTCAACGCTTAGGTATTCGTGGATAG
- a CDS encoding PAM68 family protein, with protein sequence MPAEESERSRLPFEPKTKRQKPAKAKSNPPVKSKEPEKQEKQQPPFTKEEMAIPQVVSQRMIRRVAAFCGIPTALGISALVVSYLLATYSDIQLPPIAVLLVNMGLFGLGVLGITYGVLSASWDEERVGSLLGFGEFTTNWGRMVDVWRETRQNKA encoded by the coding sequence ATGCCTGCTGAAGAATCGGAACGCAGTCGTTTGCCATTTGAACCAAAAACCAAACGCCAAAAACCTGCAAAAGCTAAAAGTAATCCACCAGTAAAATCGAAAGAACCTGAAAAACAGGAAAAACAGCAGCCACCTTTTACTAAAGAAGAGATGGCTATTCCCCAGGTGGTGAGCCAGCGTATGATCCGCCGAGTAGCGGCTTTTTGCGGGATTCCCACAGCCCTGGGTATTTCCGCTTTAGTTGTCAGTTATCTACTTGCCACCTACTCTGATATCCAATTGCCTCCCATTGCTGTCTTATTAGTGAATATGGGACTTTTTGGTTTAGGTGTGCTAGGGATCACCTATGGTGTTCTCTCTGCCTCTTGGGACGAAGAAAGAGTTGGCAGTCTACTAGGTTTTGGTGAATTTACCACCAATTGGGGACGAATGGTAGACGTTTGGCGCGAAACTCGGCAGAACAAAGCATGA